In a genomic window of Flavobacterium crassostreae:
- a CDS encoding PhoH family protein has protein sequence MNERIIELIDIAPKDFWGAQDLHLETIKKYYPKLKIVARGTTLKAFGEKEILDEFESRFQRLMLHFTRYNTIDNNVIERVILGDPQDDKKMAANDKILVHGVGGKIIKAMTPNQQLLVDTIQKNDMVFAVGPAGTGKTYTGVAMAIKALKEKQVKRIILTRPAVEAGENLGFLPGDMKEKLDPYMQPLYDALRDMLPNEKLEDYILKGIIQIAPLAFMRGRTLDHAFVILDEAQNTTHSQMKMFLTRMGKNAKFMVTGDPGQVDLPRRTISGLKEALLVLKDIEGIGIIYLDDKDIVRHRLVKKVIDAYKYTENQG, from the coding sequence TTGAACGAAAGAATAATTGAACTCATAGACATCGCACCAAAAGATTTTTGGGGCGCGCAAGACTTGCATCTTGAAACGATTAAAAAGTACTATCCAAAGCTTAAAATAGTAGCACGAGGAACTACCCTAAAAGCCTTTGGCGAAAAAGAAATCTTAGACGAGTTTGAAAGCCGTTTTCAACGCTTGATGCTTCACTTTACGCGCTATAACACCATTGACAATAACGTTATAGAAAGGGTTATATTGGGAGATCCGCAAGATGATAAAAAAATGGCTGCTAATGATAAAATTCTGGTACATGGAGTAGGAGGTAAAATCATCAAAGCAATGACACCAAACCAGCAGTTACTGGTAGATACGATCCAAAAAAACGATATGGTGTTTGCAGTTGGGCCAGCCGGTACCGGAAAAACCTATACTGGAGTTGCTATGGCAATAAAAGCCCTAAAAGAAAAACAAGTAAAACGGATCATTCTTACTCGTCCGGCAGTAGAAGCGGGTGAAAATTTAGGTTTTTTGCCTGGAGATATGAAAGAAAAGCTAGATCCCTATATGCAACCGCTTTATGATGCCTTAAGAGACATGTTGCCTAACGAAAAATTAGAAGATTATATCCTAAAAGGAATCATTCAGATAGCACCTTTGGCTTTCATGCGTGGTAGAACTCTAGATCATGCATTTGTAATATTGGATGAAGCCCAGAATACCACCCACTCACAAATGAAAATGTTTTTGACCCGAATGGGCAAAAATGCCAAATTTATGGTTACTGGAGATCCAGGTCAAGTAGATTTGCCTAGACGCACTATTTCAGGGCTTAAAGAAGCGTTACTAGTACTAAAAGATATTGAAGGAATAGGCATTATATATTTGGATGACAAAGATATTGTAAGGCACCGATTGGTCAAAAAAGTAATTGACGCCTATAAGTATACCGAAAACCAAGGCTAA
- a CDS encoding SDR family NAD(P)-dependent oxidoreductase, producing the protein MKNVIITGASGGIGKEMALYFAQNGWNVLATMLCLSDATELQNQKNIHCYVLDVTCSKSIAAAKEQILQDFKTIDVVVNNAGVGYRSFVELSEDSKIENIVAVNYLGVVKMCRSFIPVFRAQQSGCFINITSIAGLVNLPLGSFYHSTKHAVESFSECMAYELASFNISVSTVQFGNTPSDFQKNVTKSERSSLDCYNHLMDKISAVVENKTKKNKDLKPQIIKKIGAIATHPPKNFKRYTIGFDANFLNIVRSNIGYRLFGRLIKRCVFK; encoded by the coding sequence TTGAAAAATGTTATCATAACAGGAGCATCAGGAGGCATAGGGAAAGAAATGGCCTTATACTTTGCTCAAAACGGTTGGAATGTGCTAGCCACAATGTTGTGCCTGAGTGACGCAACAGAACTACAAAACCAAAAAAACATCCATTGCTATGTATTGGATGTAACTTGTTCCAAGAGTATCGCTGCCGCAAAAGAACAAATACTACAAGACTTTAAAACCATAGACGTAGTTGTCAATAATGCAGGAGTTGGCTACCGTAGTTTTGTAGAACTATCCGAAGATTCTAAAATAGAAAATATAGTTGCCGTAAATTATCTAGGCGTAGTAAAAATGTGCCGCTCCTTTATTCCGGTATTTAGAGCCCAACAAAGCGGTTGTTTTATCAATATAACTTCCATAGCAGGATTAGTAAATTTGCCATTAGGTAGTTTTTATCACTCCACAAAACATGCTGTAGAGAGTTTTTCAGAATGCATGGCTTATGAATTAGCAAGCTTTAATATTAGCGTTTCTACGGTCCAATTTGGTAATACTCCTTCGGATTTCCAAAAAAATGTTACCAAATCAGAACGATCCTCTTTGGATTGCTATAACCATTTAATGGACAAAATTAGCGCAGTTGTGGAGAATAAAACCAAAAAAAATAAAGATTTAAAACCCCAAATAATTAAAAAAATAGGCGCTATTGCAACCCATCCTCCAAAAAATTTTAAAAGATATACCATTGGTTTTGATGCTAATTTTTTAAATATTGTAAGGTCCAACATAGGATACCGTTTGTTTGGTAGGCTAATCAAACGATGTGTTTTTAAATAA
- a CDS encoding Cof-type HAD-IIB family hydrolase: MSLLHNIKVIITDLDGTLLHTNHQISTYTRAVFQELYQQGYLIIVATGRHHIDAMSLVATLGFPVYLVSSNGARIHSPEKELLFSFDIASDAIKSVLQLGIEPEFTTVLFKEKVWLTNKSNQKLNNFQKELHYPPEIVDFDTIEDFKAIKLFFTHECHDKLVALKNRILDTHHTLFNPAFSLPLCLEFMDKSIDKKRAIAQILQKEAVGFHQAISFGDGYNDEQMLNATAKGLLMANAPDSLKKTLSHLEVIASNDQNGVAQYLSKMLLKTKPSNYAQDGFCN; this comes from the coding sequence ATGAGTCTATTGCACAACATCAAAGTTATTATTACTGATTTAGACGGTACCTTGCTCCATACCAACCACCAGATATCGACTTACACCCGAGCTGTTTTTCAAGAACTATACCAACAAGGTTATTTGATAATTGTAGCTACGGGTAGGCACCATATTGATGCTATGTCTTTGGTTGCAACACTCGGATTTCCGGTGTATTTAGTTAGCTCCAACGGTGCCAGAATCCACAGTCCCGAAAAAGAACTTTTATTTTCATTTGATATAGCAAGTGATGCCATAAAATCAGTATTGCAATTAGGTATAGAGCCTGAGTTTACCACCGTATTATTTAAAGAAAAAGTTTGGCTAACCAACAAATCCAACCAAAAACTCAATAATTTTCAAAAAGAACTTCATTATCCGCCTGAAATAGTAGATTTTGACACCATCGAAGATTTTAAAGCCATCAAATTGTTTTTTACCCATGAGTGCCATGATAAATTGGTAGCACTAAAAAACCGTATTTTAGACACACACCACACGCTTTTTAATCCTGCATTTAGTCTGCCTCTTTGCCTTGAATTTATGGATAAATCTATTGACAAAAAGCGGGCAATTGCTCAAATTTTGCAAAAAGAAGCAGTAGGTTTTCATCAAGCCATTTCCTTTGGAGATGGTTATAATGACGAACAGATGTTAAACGCAACCGCCAAGGGTTTGTTAATGGCTAATGCCCCGGATAGTTTAAAAAAAACATTGTCCCATTTAGAGGTTATTGCTTCCAATGATCAGAACGGGGTAGCCCAATATTTGTCCAAAATGCTTTTAAAAACCAAGCCTTCTAATTACGCCCAAGACGGTTTCTGTAATTAG
- a CDS encoding phosphoribosylaminoimidazolesuccinocarboxamide synthase → MSNTITTTNFNFPGQKSVYRGKVREVYNINDALLVMVATDRLSAFDVVLPEGIPYKGQILNQIATKFMELTQDIVPNWLIATPDPSVAVGHLCTPFKVEMVIRGYLSGHAAREYALGKREICGVAMPEGLKENDQFPEPIITPTTKADNGDHDADISREAILSQGIVSQEDYEVLEKYTRALFERGTTIAASRGLILVDTKYEFGKTKEGVIVLIDEIHTPDSSRYFYSEGYAERQERAEEQKQLSKEFVRRWLIENGFQGKEGQQIPEMTPAYIDSVSERYIELYENILGEKFVKADISNINQRIEKNVLDYLAKQ, encoded by the coding sequence ATGAGTAATACAATAACAACTACAAATTTTAATTTTCCGGGTCAAAAATCCGTTTATCGTGGTAAGGTAAGAGAGGTTTACAACATCAACGACGCTCTTTTGGTGATGGTTGCTACAGATAGATTATCGGCTTTTGATGTCGTTTTGCCCGAAGGCATTCCGTACAAAGGTCAAATTTTGAACCAAATTGCCACTAAATTCATGGAGCTTACTCAAGATATTGTTCCTAACTGGTTAATTGCAACTCCAGATCCTAGCGTTGCAGTAGGTCATTTATGTACCCCTTTTAAGGTAGAAATGGTAATACGTGGCTATCTTTCGGGACATGCTGCACGCGAGTACGCACTAGGCAAAAGAGAAATTTGCGGTGTGGCAATGCCCGAAGGTCTAAAAGAAAACGACCAATTTCCGGAACCAATTATAACTCCAACAACCAAGGCAGATAATGGGGATCATGATGCCGATATTTCTCGCGAAGCTATTTTATCACAAGGTATTGTTAGCCAAGAAGATTACGAAGTTCTCGAAAAATATACCAGAGCTTTGTTTGAAAGAGGAACTACCATTGCAGCCAGCCGTGGTTTGATATTGGTAGATACTAAATACGAGTTTGGAAAAACCAAAGAAGGCGTAATTGTTCTAATTGACGAAATTCATACACCAGATTCTTCTCGCTATTTTTATTCTGAAGGCTATGCAGAGCGTCAAGAAAGAGCCGAGGAGCAAAAACAACTATCCAAAGAGTTTGTGCGTAGATGGTTGATAGAAAATGGTTTTCAGGGAAAAGAAGGCCAGCAGATACCCGAAATGACTCCAGCGTATATTGACTCGGTTTCGGAACGATATATTGAATTGTATGAGAATATTCTGGGAGAGAAATTTGTAAAAGCAGATATTTCTAATATTAACCAACGGATTGAGAAAAACGTATTGGATTATTTAGCCAAACAATAG
- a CDS encoding DUF2238 domain-containing protein: protein MKTIYLMLVVYFGFFIWSIINPNEVFTCFLEIIPALIGLLVLACTFTSFRFTNFTYFLILLHCIILFIGGHYTYAQVPFFDYIQEIAHQSRNNYDKLGHFAQGLVPAMITRELFIRKKVVSNKHFFNFILVAIALAISAAYELLEWLVSSITGDQSDAFLGTQGYIWDTQSDLLFAAIGAITGLVLLSKVQDQYLLRVPVV from the coding sequence ATGAAGACTATTTATCTCATGCTTGTTGTGTATTTTGGATTTTTTATCTGGTCCATTATAAATCCCAACGAAGTATTTACTTGTTTTTTAGAAATTATTCCAGCTCTTATTGGTTTGCTTGTTTTGGCATGCACCTTTACTAGCTTTAGGTTTACTAATTTTACCTACTTTTTGATTTTGCTACACTGCATAATCTTATTTATTGGAGGTCATTATACCTATGCACAAGTACCTTTTTTTGATTACATACAAGAAATAGCCCACCAAAGTAGAAACAATTACGACAAGTTAGGCCACTTTGCACAAGGTCTGGTACCTGCAATGATTACTCGAGAGCTATTTATTCGCAAAAAAGTGGTTAGCAACAAGCATTTTTTCAACTTTATCCTTGTTGCCATTGCGTTGGCAATCAGTGCGGCTTACGAATTGCTAGAATGGTTGGTATCTAGTATCACAGGAGACCAAAGTGATGCTTTTTTAGGAACACAAGGCTATATCTGGGACACACAATCGGACCTGCTTTTTGCTGCCATTGGAGCCATAACAGGATTGGTTTTATTGTCTAAAGTTCAAGACCAATACCTCTTGAGGGTTCCTGTTGTCTAA
- a CDS encoding M42 family metallopeptidase — protein sequence MSTQSILKPSSISFLEKYLNNASPTGFEAAGQKIWMEYLKPYVDTFITDTYGTAVGVINPDAPYKVVIEGHADEISWYVNYITDEGFIYVIRNGGSDHQIAPSKRVDIHTKKGIVKGVFGWPAIHTRNRDKEENASISNIFIDLGCQSKEEVEKLGVHVGCVVTYPDEFMVLNQNKFVCRAIDNRMGGFMIAEVARLLHENNIKLPFGLYITNSVQEEVGLRGAEMITQTIKPNVAIVTDVCHDTTTPMIEKKIEGDTKIGNGPVITYAPAVQNNLRELILTTAQQNNIPFQRLASSRVTGTDTDAFAYSNGGVASALISLPLRYMHTTVEMVHREDVENVIQLIYQTLLKLENNESFSYFK from the coding sequence ATGAGCACACAATCTATATTAAAGCCATCTTCGATTAGCTTTTTAGAAAAATACTTAAATAATGCTTCGCCTACGGGTTTTGAAGCTGCAGGGCAAAAAATTTGGATGGAGTACCTAAAACCCTACGTGGACACCTTTATTACGGACACTTATGGTACGGCTGTAGGGGTAATTAATCCGGATGCTCCTTATAAAGTGGTTATTGAAGGGCATGCCGATGAGATTTCGTGGTATGTTAATTACATTACCGATGAGGGGTTTATATATGTTATCAGAAACGGCGGCTCAGACCACCAAATAGCGCCTTCTAAAAGAGTAGATATCCATACTAAAAAAGGAATTGTTAAAGGCGTTTTTGGTTGGCCTGCCATCCATACTCGCAATAGAGATAAGGAAGAAAATGCCTCTATCAGTAACATTTTTATTGATTTGGGCTGCCAAAGCAAAGAGGAGGTAGAAAAACTAGGGGTGCATGTAGGCTGTGTAGTTACGTATCCAGACGAATTTATGGTTTTGAACCAAAATAAATTTGTATGCCGTGCTATTGACAACCGTATGGGCGGATTTATGATTGCCGAAGTGGCGCGTTTGTTGCACGAAAACAACATAAAATTGCCTTTTGGATTGTACATAACCAATTCTGTTCAAGAAGAAGTAGGACTACGTGGTGCAGAAATGATCACACAAACCATAAAACCAAACGTGGCCATTGTTACCGACGTATGCCATGACACCACCACGCCCATGATTGAAAAGAAAATTGAAGGCGATACTAAAATAGGCAATGGACCCGTAATTACATATGCTCCTGCGGTGCAAAACAATTTAAGAGAGTTGATCCTAACCACTGCCCAACAAAACAACATTCCGTTTCAGCGTTTGGCTTCGTCTCGCGTTACTGGCACAGATACCGATGCTTTTGCCTACAGCAATGGCGGAGTAGCCTCTGCGTTGATCTCCTTGCCGTTGCGCTACATGCATACCACCGTAGAGATGGTGCATCGGGAGGATGTTGAAAATGTAATTCAGCTCATTTACCAAACCCTTTTAAAACTAGAGAACAACGAAAGTTTTTCTTACTTTAAATAA
- a CDS encoding DUF4294 domain-containing protein, which yields MKFVAPLLFLILSLTCSAQVLAVDTTRTSVIIDADYDIKNDTIALDEIVISKEKLDPEAQKQFRVLQNRVYRVYPYAQLAAERLVLLHKGMASLNTQKEKKRYFKIVENYLTQEFEAKLKKLSRSQGRILVKLIHRQTGSTTFELIKNLKSGWKAFWSNTTASIFDIDLKSKYAPYQVNEDYLIETILQEAFENGRLQNHPSTNPIDIDRLNTLWRTKSENPSLP from the coding sequence ATGAAATTTGTTGCCCCATTACTATTTTTGATTTTATCTCTTACTTGTTCCGCACAAGTACTAGCTGTAGATACCACCAGAACCTCCGTGATCATTGATGCAGACTACGATATAAAAAACGATACCATTGCATTAGACGAAATTGTGATATCCAAAGAAAAACTAGATCCCGAAGCCCAGAAACAATTTAGAGTTTTACAAAACAGAGTCTATAGAGTCTACCCATACGCCCAACTAGCAGCAGAACGCCTAGTGTTGCTCCATAAAGGAATGGCAAGCTTAAACACCCAAAAAGAAAAGAAAAGATACTTTAAAATAGTCGAAAACTATCTCACCCAAGAATTCGAGGCCAAGCTCAAAAAATTGTCCCGTAGCCAAGGCAGAATACTCGTCAAATTAATACACCGCCAAACCGGTAGCACCACCTTCGAACTCATAAAAAACCTAAAAAGCGGATGGAAAGCCTTTTGGTCCAACACCACAGCAAGTATATTTGACATCGATTTAAAATCAAAATACGCCCCCTACCAAGTAAACGAAGATTATTTGATCGAAACCATTCTGCAAGAAGCCTTCGAAAACGGAAGACTACAAAACCACCCATCCACAAACCCAATAGACATAGACCGCTTAAATACACTCTGGCGCACCAAATCCGAGAATCCATCCTTACCATAA
- a CDS encoding transposase, with translation MYKNRSKWSQNQLQRVLFLFELYPDIKKAYNLDQNLRNIFEKTTDKIIGLSRLAKWHEKVNQSGFKSFNTISRTIINHYQTILNYFDNRSTNASAESFNAKIKAFRSQFRGVRNVEFFLFRLTNIYA, from the coding sequence TTGTATAAGAATAGATCAAAATGGTCACAGAATCAATTACAACGAGTACTGTTCTTATTTGAATTATATCCCGACATCAAAAAAGCTTACAATCTAGATCAGAATTTGAGAAATATCTTTGAGAAAACAACCGATAAAATTATTGGACTTTCAAGGTTGGCTAAATGGCATGAAAAAGTAAATCAATCTGGATTTAAGTCTTTCAATACAATCTCTCGCACAATTATAAATCATTATCAAACCATATTAAACTATTTTGATAACAGAAGTACTAATGCTTCTGCAGAATCATTCAACGCTAAAATAAAAGCATTTAGATCTCAGTTTAGAGGTGTTCGAAATGTAGAATTCTTTCTTTTTAGGCTAACTAATATTTATGCCTAA
- the pheT gene encoding phenylalanine--tRNA ligase subunit beta: MKISYNWLKQFIKIDWNSEETAALLTDLGLEVEGVEKYQSIKGALEGVVVGHVLSCTAHPDADRLKLTTVDIGTETPLQIVCGAPNVATGQKVAVATIGTILYDKEGNAFTIKKGKIRGQESYGMLCAEEELGLGKANDGILILDPSVTAGTKAASLFKIENDEVFEIGLTPNRADAMSHLGTARDLRAGLLQSGVNAELMTPSVSNFRVDMRTLKIDTVIEDTQLAPRYCGLTISGITVKPSPKWLQDRLKAIGLTPKNNIVDVTNYVLHDLGQPLHAFDASKINGKIIVKTLPSGTKFTTLDDVERSLHEEDLMICDEKGPLCIAGVFGGKNSGVTEQTNTLFLESAYFNPVSIRKTAKRHQLNTDASFRFERGVDSNITAYALKRAALLIQEVAGGEITSDVSDIYQKKIEDFTVFLNFQNVKKIIGQEIPKDIIKQILVSLEIKVNSISETGLGLTIPSYRVDVQREIDVIEEILRVYGYNNIHFSKKFHATVAISPRNEDYKLQNIIGNQLNSQGFHEIMANSLTTASYIALSETLKEEYNVTMLNPLSNDLATLRQSLLFSGLEAVSYNINRKNNDLKLFEFGKTYHKFLSGYEEHKHLSIFLTGNRNQESWTTPAKPTDFFLLKGHVDAILARFGIQKTQNSPVTSDIFSEGIAIGAGHNALVEFGLVKKSILKHFNIKQEVYYADFNWETLIKAAASKIKFTDIPKYPEVRRDLALLINQNVNYDAIYALAKQTEKNILKEINLFDVYQGDNLPEGKKSYALSFILQDTTKTLTDTQIDKIMNKLQKTFETELDAVLR; encoded by the coding sequence ATGAAAATATCTTACAATTGGTTAAAGCAATTTATTAAAATAGACTGGAATTCCGAAGAAACAGCAGCGTTACTAACCGATTTAGGCCTAGAAGTAGAAGGCGTAGAAAAGTACCAATCCATAAAAGGCGCATTAGAAGGAGTTGTAGTAGGCCACGTACTTAGTTGTACCGCACACCCAGATGCAGACCGCCTCAAACTAACCACCGTAGATATCGGCACCGAAACTCCCCTACAAATAGTATGTGGAGCACCCAATGTAGCCACAGGACAAAAAGTAGCAGTAGCCACCATTGGAACCATTTTATATGACAAAGAAGGCAATGCCTTTACCATCAAAAAAGGAAAAATACGTGGCCAAGAAAGTTACGGAATGCTCTGCGCCGAAGAAGAATTAGGCCTAGGCAAAGCAAATGACGGAATACTAATTCTAGACCCAAGCGTTACCGCAGGAACAAAAGCTGCTAGCCTTTTTAAGATAGAAAACGACGAAGTATTCGAAATCGGACTCACCCCCAATCGTGCAGATGCCATGAGCCACCTAGGAACCGCTCGGGATCTAAGAGCCGGTTTATTACAAAGTGGTGTAAATGCCGAATTAATGACACCCTCTGTAAGCAACTTTAGAGTAGACATGCGTACACTCAAAATTGATACCGTTATAGAAGATACCCAATTAGCACCAAGATATTGCGGCCTAACCATATCAGGGATTACCGTAAAACCCTCCCCAAAATGGTTGCAAGACAGACTAAAAGCAATTGGACTTACCCCCAAAAACAACATTGTAGACGTTACCAACTACGTACTACACGATCTAGGACAACCCTTACATGCATTTGATGCTTCCAAAATAAACGGCAAAATAATCGTAAAAACCCTACCATCAGGCACCAAATTCACCACCTTAGATGATGTAGAACGCAGTTTGCACGAAGAAGACTTAATGATCTGCGACGAAAAAGGCCCATTATGCATTGCAGGAGTGTTTGGTGGCAAAAACTCTGGCGTTACAGAACAAACCAATACCCTATTTTTAGAAAGCGCCTATTTCAACCCCGTAAGCATCCGAAAAACGGCCAAAAGACACCAACTAAACACAGATGCATCCTTCCGATTTGAAAGAGGAGTAGACTCCAACATAACCGCCTATGCCTTAAAACGTGCTGCCCTATTAATCCAAGAAGTAGCCGGAGGCGAAATCACCTCAGATGTAAGTGATATTTACCAAAAGAAAATTGAAGATTTTACCGTATTTTTAAATTTTCAAAATGTAAAAAAAATAATAGGTCAAGAAATTCCTAAAGACATAATCAAACAAATTTTAGTCTCTCTAGAAATAAAAGTAAACAGCATTTCAGAAACAGGACTAGGGCTAACCATACCTTCTTACCGAGTAGACGTACAAAGAGAAATTGACGTAATCGAAGAAATACTAAGAGTTTACGGCTACAACAACATTCATTTTTCAAAAAAATTCCATGCCACCGTAGCTATATCTCCACGCAACGAAGATTACAAACTACAAAACATCATTGGAAACCAACTAAACTCTCAAGGATTTCACGAAATAATGGCCAATTCTTTAACCACAGCCAGTTATATCGCCCTTTCTGAAACCTTAAAAGAAGAGTATAACGTAACCATGCTAAACCCTTTAAGCAATGATTTAGCTACCTTACGCCAGTCGTTGTTATTTTCGGGTCTCGAAGCAGTATCCTACAATATAAATCGTAAAAACAACGATTTAAAATTATTTGAATTTGGTAAAACGTACCACAAATTTCTATCCGGTTACGAAGAACACAAACACCTATCTATCTTTTTGACAGGAAATAGAAATCAAGAAAGCTGGACAACTCCCGCCAAACCAACTGATTTTTTCTTACTAAAAGGACATGTAGATGCCATACTAGCCCGATTTGGTATTCAAAAAACACAAAACAGCCCTGTAACATCCGACATTTTCTCTGAAGGAATTGCCATCGGTGCTGGTCACAATGCTTTAGTAGAATTTGGTTTAGTCAAAAAATCCATTCTAAAACACTTTAATATCAAACAAGAAGTCTATTATGCAGACTTTAATTGGGAAACGCTAATAAAAGCAGCAGCAAGCAAAATTAAATTTACAGACATACCTAAATACCCTGAAGTACGAAGAGATTTAGCCTTATTAATAAATCAAAATGTAAATTATGATGCTATTTATGCATTAGCCAAGCAAACCGAAAAAAATATATTAAAAGAAATTAATTTGTTTGATGTCTATCAAGGAGATAATTTACCCGAAGGTAAAAAATCGTACGCATTGAGTTTTATCCTACAAGATACTACCAAAACCCTTACAGATACGCAAATTGATAAAATAATGAATAAATTACAGAAAACATTTGAAACAGAATTAGATGCTGTTTTAAGATAA
- a CDS encoding L-serine ammonia-lyase → MEECISIFDMLKIGVGPSSSHTLGPWRAGERFLEELTQENLLETTTRIKVDLYGSLSLTGKGHATDLAVMLGLSGQDPEYIPVENIDGIIQKIATTQQLLLANKYPIAFNIPQDILFNKNFLPFHSNGMTFTAYNGSGDSYSATFYSIGGGFVVKEERANAKEKEKVKCHFPYPINKASELLAYCKSENKSISEIVFENEKSMRTESEIDKELLRIWNTMLECMYIGCHSEGILPGGLNVRRRAFDMHQGLIGLSNYTDQHSWLEQIRSTEVKFRQILKWVSCFALAVNEVNAALGRIVTAPTNGSAGVIPSVLMYYLVIENHQASEKEIKQFLSVAGVIGSIFKKGATISAAMGGCQAEIGVSSSMAAGALCELMGGTPEQVLIAAEIAMEHHLGLTCDPIGGLVQIPCIERNTMGAIKAINAAELALSTDAKNVKVPLDKVVSTMWETAKDMNNKYKETSEGGLAVAVNISDC, encoded by the coding sequence ATGGAAGAATGCATTTCGATTTTTGACATGCTCAAAATAGGTGTTGGGCCATCCAGTTCGCACACACTAGGACCTTGGAGAGCAGGAGAACGTTTCTTAGAAGAACTCACACAAGAAAACCTACTAGAAACCACCACCAGAATCAAAGTAGATTTGTATGGTTCTTTATCCCTAACCGGCAAAGGGCACGCCACAGATTTAGCCGTAATGCTAGGTCTAAGCGGGCAAGACCCAGAATACATACCCGTAGAAAACATAGACGGTATTATCCAAAAAATTGCAACCACACAACAACTACTTCTAGCCAATAAATACCCCATAGCATTTAACATACCACAGGATATTTTGTTTAACAAAAACTTCCTGCCTTTTCATTCCAACGGAATGACCTTTACTGCATACAATGGCTCCGGAGACAGCTATAGCGCAACCTTTTATTCCATAGGCGGCGGATTTGTAGTCAAAGAAGAACGAGCCAATGCCAAAGAAAAAGAGAAAGTAAAATGCCACTTTCCCTACCCGATCAACAAAGCATCCGAGTTGCTCGCCTATTGCAAAAGCGAAAACAAAAGCATTTCCGAAATTGTTTTTGAGAACGAAAAATCCATGCGTACCGAGTCCGAAATAGACAAAGAACTCCTACGCATATGGAACACCATGCTCGAATGCATGTACATTGGCTGTCACTCCGAAGGGATCCTACCCGGAGGCCTAAACGTACGCCGTAGAGCCTTTGATATGCACCAAGGCTTAATAGGCCTCTCCAACTACACAGACCAACATAGCTGGTTAGAACAAATACGCAGTACCGAAGTCAAATTTCGTCAAATTTTAAAATGGGTTAGCTGTTTTGCACTTGCCGTAAACGAAGTGAATGCCGCATTAGGCAGAATTGTAACCGCCCCAACCAACGGAAGCGCCGGAGTAATACCATCGGTCTTAATGTACTACCTAGTTATAGAAAACCACCAAGCCTCAGAAAAAGAAATCAAACAATTTCTATCCGTTGCCGGAGTAATAGGAAGCATCTTCAAAAAAGGAGCCACCATATCGGCCGCAATGGGAGGCTGCCAGGCAGAAATAGGCGTATCCTCGTCCATGGCCGCCGGCGCACTATGCGAATTAATGGGAGGCACACCAGAACAAGTACTAATTGCCGCCGAAATAGCCATGGAACACCACCTCGGACTCACCTGTGACCCCATAGGCGGACTCGTCCAAATCCCGTGCATAGAACGCAACACCATGGGAGCCATAAAAGCCATAAATGCCGCCGAACTAGCCCTATCCACAGACGCCAAAAACGTCAAAGTGCCCTTAGACAAAGTAGTAAGCACCATGTGGGAAACCGCCAAAGACATGAACAACAAATACAAAGAAACCTCCGAAGGAGGACTAGCAGTAGCCGTGAACATATCCGATTGCTAA